The genomic region taacaatatatttaaatgttcttttcaaatGTTACATTGTATTAGactaaagacaaacaaaagaatgcaataaaaatgtaagtGTGAAGGTGGGGGAGCCAGAGACGAAGAAAAGGACAACAGGTGGCAGTGTAAGCAAGCTCGAACCATACCGCATTTTGTGAAGGACAAAACAGCAATGtgtatgaaatttaaaaaaaaaaaaaaaaaaaaccacgttTAAAGTGTCACTCAGTATTCCTGCTGGTCCATTTATGCAGAAAATTTCACATCTTTGTCTCTGATATAGCAGTGCTGCTCTGCATGCACTATCTGCGTGCACTATCCATCTGTAGGCTCTGGCTGGATGACTGCTTATCAGTCACCCATTTTGTTATTGGTCATATTTCTCTCTGGGTTTATCGCAGTGCATTATGAGCTGAAGAGATCTttggaataaaaagaaaataacatataAGTCATTTGCTACCTTTTGCCCTAATAGTAAGTCCTAATTTTGCTCTTTCTCTTGGGTGTGTGGATGTTTAATTGTTCGACAATGTCAAGGCTGTGAAATTGTCTGCTGGCTGTCAGGTTTTGCATGATGCAAAGTTGATTTAAGGTCAGTTTACATATGTAGATTATCTTGTTTTCAATCACACTTTCCTTCACCTCTGCAGAATTTTGTGATGTGGTTAAGATTTCTTGAGCTCTTAGTTTTAGTCACATTTCTGTTGCTGTCATGAGAAAGCTGTGCAATGTCAACAGACCTGGTAAAATCCAGTTTagccactttttgttttttgttttaatcataCTGAATTTTCAGCACTTTCATGCAAATGTTGCTTGAGGGAAAATCTGTAATACAAAATATGATCACTCCTAATCATGTTTCCTGCTTTCTGCAGAAAAAGGTTACCAGGTTACCTTCCGTTACCACCAGATAGATACATTTGCATGGCCTACTGAAATCACCATGACAATCGTCAATGCAAAACCATGTGAGCTGAAGCTGAGGAGTAAGAAGAGCTCTGGGAAGGCAAGAGGATGGGTGCTTATCTGGTGATGTGTAGAGTAGTGCAATGCTTTTGTAGTACAGTGTAGATTATACAAGTGAAGTCATATCAGGTCTTAAAACATGCTTTAAGACATGCTTGCAACAGGCATAACCTTAGAGAAAGCTTTTGTACATGACACAACATGACAGATGCATATTTCTATTTAAGGAACTGCATTTTGGGCAGCTCAAACAACATGCATGATCACATGATACGAGCATGATTCACTGAAACTAAATGTTGAAtcctcaacaaacacacaatgcTTCCTCTTTTAACACTGCACACCTGCCTGTAACTTTACTTTCTGCCAAACCAGTTTGTCCTGTGGCTTTTAATTGCCAGGAACAGGACTGAGAGTCCATGGGGATTCTAAAAGGCCCTTTTCCACCTCGTGCCTCACATTATGTAAAAATTAGCTGGATACTTTTCAGATCAGCTCACAGTCATTTATTGAACAGCAAATGCAAAAGTATCAGCCAACATAGTGCAATGACATTTCACTGTGCCAAATGGCATGatcattaaaataacaaaataacaaaactttGTATTTTCAATAATTGAATTTCTTCATAGAGATATTCACCAAAGAGCACATTTAATAATGTAATGCTTTCAattaatgtataatatataaTGTGTATGTGTCTAATAAAATATGTGTCTACTCGAAGGTAAAACCCTGCTGCCCATTTTAAACGAGAACTTTAAAAGTCTGAGgtaaacaccaaaaaaaaaaaaaaaaatatatatatatatctggtAGCAAATTAATGTTTCACATTTACAGTAACAGAGTTTAAATAGGAATTTGTTAGAAGTTAATTTGTCGCATTCTTCACACATTTCTTTGGCATGTTGATAAATGTACTCCTGAACTTTTCTATCTCATCCTTTAAAAAGGAAGCATCATGGAGTATATTTATACCCAAATAAAGTCAgtacacactcacaaacaaagaaaaggcaACTTATAAATAGCAGTATAGTAAACTGTCTTTTGTGCCAACATAAGTACACATATTTAATTATATGTAATTATATTATAAGTATGTCTTTGGTGGATTTGAGGATAAATCTTCCCCGTCACTCTTAACTGATAAGGTGTCCATTTCTGCTTCTTTCAGCTGAGACTTTGTAGATGGTACATCACTGTGTTTCGATTTTGTCGAGTCTGCCTTTTTCAGTTGTGACTTTGTTGAAGGTGCCCATGATTTCTCTGACTCCTCTTTTGAGCCCTGCTCAGACATATACTGATAGGATGGAGGCCTTGGGTACTGCTGGGGCTTTGAAGTCACTCCCTCATAGCCATGAGGCCTGGGGTAGTCCACTCCAACAGGCAGTGACTTTGCTGATGGCGCCCTGCTGCGATGAGAACCCCCCAGGTTGGACCCGTTGTAGGAGCGAACCACCTGGTAACGCACAGACGTCCTCTTCTCTGTGTCATGGGCTTTTATGGGGCGTGCGGAGCTGATGAATAAACCGCCTCCCAGAACAAGCAAAACAGATGCTCCCCAGCCAATGTAAAGACAGGCACCAATCTCCCTCTTCTGAGCATCACTGTAGGCACTGTAGAAGTTCTTCACTAAAGCCCCAGCCACCCAAGATGTAGGAATCAAACAGAACAGACCTGCAGCCATCAACACTGCTCCTGCCACAACAGCCACCTTGCCCTTTGCCCCATTTCCAGTTTCATCCAAGAAGCGGGTGCACTTTCCTCCAACAAAGGCCATAATAAGTCCTGCTGCACCTACAGTGATTGAAATGACAGTGAGAGCTCTGGCAGCCTGCATGTCACCACTGAGGGCAAGGAGGGACTCGTAAGGTTTACACTGCATCTGACCTGTGCTTTGGACCACGCAGGCCATCCAAATACCCTCCCAGAAAATCTGGGAGGTGACGATGGAGGTGCCCACAAAGGACGAGACCCTCCACATTGGCAGTAAGCAGATGACAATGACCCCTGCCCAACCGAGGAGGCAGAGGCCACTAGCAAACATCTGCATCCCCATCGAGGCCATAATGTAggtctggagaaaaaaaaatcttttttgtaaAATCCTTGCAGAGTTTTAAAAGGTGACTTGCTGCgtttcttgatttctgctgagtCTCTTTTGCATTTGCTTGTCTTTTCCTCTGGTTGCTCTTCTCTTGTATCTTTCTGTGAGTGTTTCTTTGTCAGTCCTTCTCAACATGTGCGTACTGTGCGTACTTTTTCTTGCTACTGTTGCAGTGTTGTAAACTATGTATGTCAGGAGAGCCTAGTCTGTTGCAGTTGTTGTCCTGCCTACAGTTTTTTGCTACTGGGATTGAGGCGTGTCTTACTTAAGCCTCACTTCATTTGTTTACAGCATATGTCCCTCCCCTTTTGTACCATGCCTTTCTGCCTCTTccttctttactttttacttaAGCACCTGAGAGCATTCGTTCTTTTTTGTCACCTGAGCAGATGCCTATGTGGTACTGAACAGGTGTAGACAGTGCCACACCTACTCtgtagaaaaaataaagaactggaagttgacagagagagagagagagagagagaaagaaaatgaataggCAATGACATCACCCTCGCTCATTATCTTTGCCTCATGAGAACATTTTGTAAACAACAGCTATGAAGTAGGCAGAAGAGACAGGTATAAACCAACGCCTACCAATGGTCTGTTCTGATGTTAATCTGTCACATACAATACCTCTGCGAAAATGCTGCATTTGATTACCAGGTGATTTAATTTGATTAAGAACTTAATACATGTGTTAGGTCAGAGGCCTCTTCACGCAGCTAATGTATTTGAATAATGTGCGCATGCAGAGTATGTGAAACAGAAGGAGGGTGGAAAGTTTCCTGGGAGAGGACAGGACAGAAGTTTCACTTGAATAGCACACAGTGCAGAAAAACCTGTTCGAAATATGCAAAACCCCCGTACCACACAAGAGAACACACACTTATGTAAACTTGTGTGGCAGAAAATGAAACCTTTTTATCAAGATCGAAATCATTTTTAATCTCTATGACTTATAAAGGTTAGACTTTACAGGGGCTATAAATTATTTTCGGAATTAATTTTATGGTTAAGCCTGATACAACACAGTGCATTTAATTTGAAATCTTTTTAAGGTTTACCTATTTGAACAGAGATATTTTGTGTAGATAAGCTCATGTATTGTAATTTGTACCACTGTGAATGACTTTTCCCCCCTTGTTTCCTCAGAAACAGAAACTATGCACGGTTTTAATGATTAAGCTGATTCAGGAAAACACATTTGAACATTCTTTGAGTCTAACTGTCCTGGCCTTGCCAGTCCCCTAGACATCATAGAGGACGCGGGTAAGAGCTTGATGATGCCCAAGCTAATGTACATTATGGACAACACCTTTCACCCCCTGCATACAACTGTGGAGTCCCTGTGCAGCTCCTTCAGCAGTAGATTGTTACTACCGTGGTGTAAGATGAAGAGCTATCACAGGTGCTTCAACAGAGCGCACAATACCCACACAGGATAAGTACTGTTTAAGTGTATTACATGTGTATTACTATCGGTCCCACTGCACATTATGTACATATAAAAAATTGGGGTATATGTTACTGTATATACTACATATCTACATAGTATAGtagtttttgcaaatttgcaaattaaaaaaaaaaattctagtatatttttaattcactttttctttctgtccctTGTGCTACTGTAACAAGGAAATTTCCTTCGTGTGGGACTAAATAAAGTCTCTTCCTATGTATAATTAGCTCAACTTTATATCTACTGTCTGAGACAATAAGGATTTTAAAGGAACTGAAACACTGGTTTAATGTGCGTTCACTAAAAATGctacacattattttttttttaaatgttttttaacatcAGATACAAAGAGCCAAGTTTTCAGTGCTGTATTTAAGAATATTTTTTATCCTGATTTTGGTGTTTAATTCAGAAAtcaacaaaactaaataaagaaatgaacacATACTAAATAGCATTACATAAATGCTAGCATCCAGTGTCTGTTTTTCAGGCTCTTTGATGAGAAGGAAATGTCCCAAAACCGGTTTGTAAAGATTCTTTCAAGGACACTCGCAAAACCAGATCTTCTGTTTGAATTTCTTTACTGTTTGTCACTAGTGTGACTcatgatgaaattaaaaaaaaaaaacacaagcaatGTCACATGCACATTTAATACAATTTTATTGACATACAGTCATccataatacatatatatatgtacatatatatatatatatatatatatatatatatatatatatatatatatatgtatccaTCAGTATTCCACTAGTTTAACAGAGAAAGCAGTCAAAAAAATGAGGTCTAGAGTTACAAGGGTGTTAATACGGATTTACAATGGTTTTAATTAAACAAGCATCAGATTTCAGACATAACCCTGAAAGAAAGTATCCCATATTGAtataaaaaagaacagaaaataaaaatgtaaaaaaatctcTGGTGgtagaaaacataaaaacaacagataTATTCAAAAACAGGCTGaaaatactgtatgtgtgtatattttgaagaaaaaaagcttaaGTTACACAGTCTCACTCTAAACATTTCGACTTATTTTAATCACAGACATTGTAATTCTAAAAGGTGGACTCTTTAAGATATCCAGCAGAATGCTCGCTATCTAAACATATTCCTTATGACTATCAATAGAGCGAGCCTTGGAGTACCTAACGTCATAATCAGTGGCATTGTTGGGGGGACAAGAGCTACAGAGCAGGCCCCCTCCCAGGATCAGAACCCCTGCAGTTCCCCAGCCGATGTACAGAGATGCTCCCAGCTCTCTCTTCTGTGCAGCAATCAGGGTAGGGTTGTAGAAATCACGAATGACGGTGTTAGCGGTCCAGCAGACTGGAATAAGCACCAAGAGGCCGGCAATGATGAAGACAATTCCAGCAGCTACTGCCACTCTGCTCTTTTGCACTTCGTCTTCGACAAAATTTGTGCACTTGCCTCCAACCACCGCAAGCAGAATCCCAAAAACTCCAGCGATGATGGCGATGACAGTGAGTGCTCTGGCAGCCTGCAGGTCTTGAGCTAATTCTAGCATAGAATCATAGACCTTGCACTGCATCTGGCCTGTACTCTGGGTCACACAGCTCATCCACAGACCCTCCCAGATGACCTGAGAAGTGACGATGTTGGCACCAATGAAAGCGGTGACTCGCCATTGTGGGAGTCCACAGGTGATGATCGACCCAAGAAAGCCGATGACTCccaaaaataaaccaacaagCTGTCCACAACCAGCAACCATGTTGATCCtgtcaaagaaaaaagattgAGCGTCCTTGAGAGCTTTGTGTGTGAAACAAAAGTTCAGCAGGTAGTTGTTTCAGCTGATCACTCAGAGAAGAAGCTGACTGTGAGTTCCTTGCTCAGTGGTTAAAATTTTAAAGGAGGTGACAGAGGAGGTGTTTTTCTAGTGCTGTATGCAAGGTCAAACAGGTTTGTGAAGAAATGTCACCCAACCAGCTTTTTTCAACACTTGTAGAAAAGATAGCAGTTTCATGTACATAACAAAGGCCAATATAATgggaacaaaaaacacaaaaaaacaccaaaacgagttacacagaaatacagacTGCCACCAATGTCatcaatttattattttctgtgaaacaataaaatgaatattttgaaCTGGCATATTTATGAGAACACTATTCACTTGGGTGATACTAAATACCAAACAGGGATTTACCAAATGAACAATGCTAGAAAAATGATGCACATGACTTTCAGAGTGAGCTCATTGTCAACCGATACCTGTAGCTCATAGGTTAATAGATGTCAATAGATGTAGGTGTTTCTACACTGAAACTGTCTGTTCTTGTGACTGAGTGAGATGAAAAATTGCATTTATCGAGCTCAGCTGTGCTTTAAAGAGTGCTTTAAAGTGTATCTATGAATCACACACACTTACAGCCGAATCCCTTAGGGTTGCCATACAAGGTCCTGACCTCCTTAGGTTGGAGGACCCAaaacacccccaaaaaacaaatgccATACAGTACCAAATCTACATTTGTGGAAAGAAAATTAGAAGCTTTTGATTTCCCTTTATGGAATTGTATGAAAAATAGACTTGCTAATTAGTAAGGAAAAATAGATGGTTTGAATgccatttcattcttttcttttttttcttaatacatttataatataatattttgtCATGAAATCAATATCCTTAGTATCCTTATTTTcctattatattgttttatgtactttaataaTGAAGGCTTGTGGAGCAAGGCCACTATTGACTCACAAAGTGCTCACCCAGactaaaaaacaggaagttttagtGCACAGGCATATTAATAGataaagacacagaaaagagAAACTTTCCATATAAGCAATGTTTGAAACAGTGTGTGACGTGTGTCACGTCTGAAGTACAGAAATAATACCATATAAGACAAATGTTGAGCTAAAAATGTTAGAGCTCTTGCAACTGGCGTTTGAGCTGTGCAGGGGtctctcttccggaagatgattgaataaaaagaaatataaatgttttaacacactatgagtcagttttctctgttctatcatgggGACAAAAGAATCTGGGTTAATATTTGGTGTTTCCGCTCGGTTCGtcatgcaacagagagaacaaatgtgGCCGAAGGTTGGATCTGATATGAGGCGAACAGGAGACCAGTCTAAAAAGATTTAAAGGTAGGCACAAACCTGTTAAATAAGCAAATTTGTGCAAATGGGCTGAATTATAAATTATCTGGTCGCTGAGTAGGTGATCTTAACTATCAAATTGGCTCAGTAGTGGTAAAACTGAATTCTTGAGAATAAAGTAAAATTTTGAAGTAATGAAAAGCTTTGACGTAAGAATAATGAAACTTTGAGAAAAAGACAGTACTGAGATAAAAGTAACATGAGATGTTATGaggaaataagagagaaaagagaccaATGTGTGATTAAAGAATAAGAGAATATAAGAGTTATTGGTCAGTTTATGGTTCAACAAGCGTTAGTCATGGAGTTGAAGAACTTCCCCCTTTGTAAAGACGTTTACTAAGATTTTACTCAGGTGTCGCTGCTGAGATTTGTGGCCTCAGGATCAGAAGATCATTTTAAGATACACTTATTTGTGAGTAAAAAGAGTAATTTTGGACGAGGAAGCCCGACAGAAAACACCTGGTTCTGTCAGGATGTTTAAGTGACACAGAATTTCAGAAAATCGAGTCAGAAATGGTTTTGTGGCTCTTGGTAAACTGATTTTGAAGGAAAATCAGTGTTTATTGTGCTGAAGTAACAGATCCAGTGCAGTCTGAAGGGAAGAATCAGCTGTACAATTCTGAGTGTGCAGCGTTGTTGATATTAACCCAACTATGAACATGTGGATGAACATCACAATGGACATTTACAGAATGCAGAAAATGACAGCAGATGTGAACTACAAGAGGGACCTGTTTGTATCACGatggaagaaatggaaaaaacgcAGGCaagtttttgcttttgctttagaTTTTGACTTTGTTAACTACTAGAAGACTAGAGGAAATATTAGTTAcattaatggaaacaaaaacgCACTccctacatttatttatttacttttctttcctttttctttttccttatgtatttttttatttatttgttt from Astatotilapia calliptera chromosome 10, fAstCal1.2, whole genome shotgun sequence harbors:
- the LOC113030351 gene encoding claudin-4-like; this encodes MASMGMQMFASGLCLLGWAGVIVICLLPMWRVSSFVGTSIVTSQIFWEGIWMACVVQSTGQMQCKPYESLLALSGDMQAARALTVISITVGAAGLIMAFVGGKCTRFLDETGNGAKGKVAVVAGAVLMAAGLFCLIPTSWVAGALVKNFYSAYSDAQKREIGACLYIGWGASVLLVLGGGLFISSARPIKAHDTEKRTSVRYQVVRSYNGSNLGGSHRSRAPSAKSLPVGVDYPRPHGYEGVTSKPQQYPRPPSYQYMSEQGSKEESEKSWAPSTKSQLKKADSTKSKHSDVPSTKSQLKEAEMDTLSVKSDGEDLSSNPPKTYL
- the LOC113031074 gene encoding claudin-4-like; translated protein: MVAGCGQLVGLFLGVIGFLGSIITCGLPQWRVTAFIGANIVTSQVIWEGLWMSCVTQSTGQMQCKVYDSMLELAQDLQAARALTVIAIIAGVFGILLAVVGGKCTNFVEDEVQKSRVAVAAGIVFIIAGLLVLIPVCWTANTVIRDFYNPTLIAAQKRELGASLYIGWGTAGVLILGGGLLCSSCPPNNATDYDVRYSKARSIDSHKEYV